From a region of the Acanthochromis polyacanthus isolate Apoly-LR-REF ecotype Palm Island chromosome 3, KAUST_Apoly_ChrSc, whole genome shotgun sequence genome:
- the zp3c gene encoding zona pellucida sperm-binding protein 3, with the protein MFFQASAAVSTPGSGKERLYINKCFVTASQDPNSKIKYTVIDNYGCMIDGKVTSYSKFLPADSKEVQKFSVGAFIFKNTALTASQQRLYMHCEISMGPLSPTPTSKACNFNPATKKWEALYGKDCICDCCSSTCSSAKPNGAPKTLISSPSWKVGLSSMDEHVKGDSQMKSSDADTLSLKEPDLAEFKDFQNYWSHD; encoded by the exons ATGTTTTTTCAGGCCAGTGCAGCAGTCAGCACTCCAGGCTCTGGAAAGGAGAGGCTGTACATCAACAAGTGCTTTGTGACTGCCTCCCAAGACCCCAActcaaaaattaaatataccGTCATTGACAACTACGG CTGCATGATTGATGGCAAGGTGACGTCATATTCGAAGTTCCTCCCTGCTGACTCAAAGGAGGTCCAGAAATTCAGCGTCGGTGCCTTCATTTTCAAGAACACTGCTTTGACCGCCTCGCAACAG CGCCTCTACATGCATTGTGAGATCTCCATGGGGCCCCTTTCTCCAACCCCAACTTCAAAGGCTTGCAATTTTAATCCAGCCACCAAAAA GTGGGAGGCGCTCTATGGTAAGGACTGCATATGTGACTGTTGTTCATCAACTTGCTCATCAGCAAAGCCTAACG GAGCTCCTAAGACTCTCATCTCCAGTCCATCCTGGAAGGTTGGCTTGAGCAGTATGGATGAACATGTAAAGGGTGACTCTCAGATGAAATCCTCTGATGCTGATACATTGAGTTTAAAGGAGCCTGACCTGGCAGAATTTAAAGACTTTCAAAACTACTGGAGCCATGATTAG
- the LOC110958511 gene encoding inositol 1,4,5-trisphosphate receptor-interacting protein → MQETVLRVFVVALGLLMCPKDNPEVEDWETSITEGIQNYEKRLLREEEKLDQRMAPVSEEMTHYGNKGPQDDMKNLLEEKNWSDQHVTEKEKMSAVSVINRDSGDNHKFPQKYGEPETAPTTSQTSRESKDRDTQTEDPDRPQGQNKKPEDVEMFGSTEQEAPLSHVYTKTSENETSENIFTEWARDYLWYIWQTFSIISIIRFFRKYQSRKSQMEQVVTAALPGTCTVAKVLLPDVNTLQQFYAKCVQVSSEKKWREEEFLEGFANDLLEAMRTIVDKNGGMVIEDFEMVNLSDIIVPFHPPEPYSFQCRLWNNQTTDPLSDMHVCGQIKLLENKKIQNGCPCQSSDADDDMVCLLHCENVKTEKTDARDGILCSKNTPFLSKSQVARWFQGTIKQAWALISHKYEFELNIRYIDAPGAMFIRFRSGKKINFSINPVVRFNNDAYFFITPWSSNDLDTFWTLSLTSYEDHLLERLSKRLPENSCHIQALEIARFLHKRQTALSGSSALKDCHFKTALMYLLLTKDPSQWKPNCVDHRLRDLLAFMERSLEGKLLNHILIGNPLTEVIELPAELIKAKPVNLFHPLVVHNCIYRHAVMHFQEMLKNAHMLIHDYVVRCTQSANSSI, encoded by the coding sequence TTATGAAAAGAGGCTgctgagagaggaagagaaactgGACCAGAGAATGGCACCTGTCAGTGAGGAAATGACACATTATGGCAATAAAGGGCCTCAAGATGACATGAAAAACCTTCTAGAGGAAAAGAATTGGTCAGATCAACATGtcactgaaaaagagaaaatgtcagCTGTGTCTGTCATCAACCGAGACTCAGGAGATAATCACAAATTCCCACAGAAATATGGTGAACCTGAGACTGCTCCAACAACTTCACAAACCAGTCGTGAGTCAAAGGACAGAGACACCCAGACTGAAGACCCAGACAGACCACAGGGGCAAAACAAAAAGCCTGAGGATGTTGAAATGTTTGGCTCCACAGAACAAGAAGCCCCTCTTTCACACGTCTACACCAAGACATCAGAAAATGAAACTTCAGAGAACATATTTACTGAGTGGGCAAGGGATTACCTCTGGTATATTTGGCAGACATTTTCCATTATTTCCATTATCCGCTTCTTTAGGAAATACCAGAGCAGAAAGTCACAAATGGAACAAGTAGTAACTGCTGCCTTACCAGGGACATGTACTGTTGCTAAAGTGCTGCTACCTGATGTCAATACTCTGCAGCAGTTTTATGCTAAATGTGTCCAAGTCTCATCTGAGAAAaagtggagggaggaggagtttttggaaggttttgcaaatgatCTACTGGAAGCCATGAGAACAATTGTTGATAAAAATGGCGGTATGGTGATCGAGGACTTCGAGATGGTGAACCTGTCTGACATTATCGTGCCTTTTCACCCACCTGAGCCGTATAGTTTTCAGTGTCGGCTCTGGAACAACCAGACCACTGACCCGCTGTCAGATATGCATGTCTGTGGTCAGATAAAATTGCTGGAAAATaagaaaatccaaaacggcTGCCCCTGTCAGTCCTCTGATGCTGATGACGATATGGTTTGTCTGCTACACTGTGAGaatgtaaagacagaaaaaacagatgcTCGTGATGGCATTCTTTGCTCCAAGAACACTCCCTTCCTGTCCAAGTCACAGGTTGCCAGATGGTTTCAGGGAACGATCAAACAAGCATGGGCACTGATTTCACACAAGTATGAATTTGAGCTCAACATTCGTTACATTGATGCTCCAGGTGCTATGTTCATTCGATTCAGATCAGGGAAGAAGATTAACTTCAGTATAAATCCTGTGGTTAGATTCAACAATGATGCTTATTTCTTCATTACACCCTGGTCTTCAAATGATTTGGACACTTTCTGGACTCTCTCCCTGACTTCTTATGAAGACCATCTCCTAGAACGACTTTCTAAACGCCTGCCTGAAAATTCCTGCCACATTCAAGCTCTTGAAATTGCACGTTTCCTGCACAAGAGACAGACAGCGTTGTCAGGAAGTAGTGCTCTGAAGGACTGTCATTTCAAAACTGCACTAATGTATCTGCTTTTGACTAAAGACCCATCGCAGTGGAAACCAAACTGTGTGGATCATAGGCTACGAGACTTGCTGGCCTTTATGGAGAGAAGCCTTGAGGGGAAGCTGCTGAACCACATTCTTATCGGCAACCCATTAACTGAGGTTATCGAACTGCCTGCTGAGTTGATCAAAGCAAAGCCGGTGAATCTCTTCCATCCCCTTGTGGTGCATAACTGTATATACAGACATGCTGTGATGCATTTCCAGGAGATGCTTAAAAATGCACACATGCTGATACATGATTATGTTGTGAGGTGTACTCAAAGTGCCAACAGTTCCATTTAA